Proteins co-encoded in one Pan paniscus chromosome 23, NHGRI_mPanPan1-v2.0_pri, whole genome shotgun sequence genomic window:
- the HMOX1 gene encoding heme oxygenase 1, whose product MERPQPDSMPQDLSEALKEATKEVHTQAENAEFMRNFQKGQVTRDGFKLVMASLYHIYVALEEEIERNKESPVFAPVYFPEELHRKAALEQDLAFWYGPRWQEVIPYTPAMQRYVKRLHEVGRTEPELLVAHAYTRYLGDLSGGQVLKKIAQKALDLPSSGEGLAFFTFPNIASATKFKQLYRSRMNSLEMTPAVRQRVIEEAKTAFLLNIQLFEELQELLTHDTKDQSPSRAPGLRQRASNKVQDSAPVETPRGKPPLNTRSQAPLLRWVLTLSFLVATVAVGLYAM is encoded by the exons ATGGAGCGTCCGCAACCCGACAG CATGCCCCAGGATTTGTCAGAGGCCCTGAAGGAGGCCACCAAGGAGGTGCACACCCAGGCAGAGAATGCTGAGTTCATGAGGAACTTTCAGAAGGGCCAGGTGACCCGAGACGGCTTCAAG CTGGTGATGGCCTCCCTGTACCACATCTATGTGGCCCTGGAGGAGGAGATTGAGCGCAACAAGGAGAGCCCAGTCTTCGCCCCTGTCTACTTCCCAGAAGAGCTGCACCGCAAGGCTGCCCTGGAGCAGGACCTGGCCTTCTGGTACGGGCCCCGCTGGCAGGAGGTCATCCCCTACACGCCGGCCATGCAGCGCTATGTGAAGCGGCTCCACGAGGTGGGGCGCACAGAGCCCGAGCTGCTGGTGGCCCACGCCTACACCCGCTACCTGGGTGACCTGTCTGGGGGCCAGGTGCTCAAGAAGATTGCCCAGAAAGCCCTGGACCTGCCCAGCTCTGGCGAGGGCCTGGCATTCTTCACCTTCCCCAACATTGCCAGTGCCACCAAGTTCAAGCAGCTCTACCGCTCCCGCATGAACTCCCTGGAGATGACTCCCGCAGTCAGGCAGAGGGTGATAGAAGAGGCCAAGACTGCGTTCCTGCTCAACATCCAG ctctttgaggagtTGCAGGAGCTGCTGACCCATGACACCAAGGACCAGAGCCCCTCACGGGCACCAGGGCTTCGCCAGCGGGCCAGCAACAAAGTGCAAG ATTCTGCCCCCGTGGAGACTCCCAGAGGGAAGCCCCCACTCAACACCCGCTCCCAGGCTCCGCTTCTCCGATGGGTCCTTACACTCAGCTTTCTGGTGGCGACAGTTGCCGTAGGGCTTTATGCCATGTGA